One Streptomyces sp. NBC_00223 genomic window carries:
- a CDS encoding Uma2 family endonuclease produces MTWTDVLNGKAEHMATDLEGFKVEVVGGRIIVTPQSNVQSWTIFEVHDALRAAGIGRRQILSDVLFTFPGEGGRCPDIAVVEEGAATPYSYEDLLAAVEIVSTKEDVNDYEIKFLQYATYGVPVYLLIDPFRAECLLYTRPEGGTYQNHQKFIYGETVPLPLPEGITVAIPTEEFQRKD; encoded by the coding sequence ATGACGTGGACGGATGTCCTGAACGGCAAGGCCGAGCACATGGCCACGGATCTCGAGGGTTTCAAGGTCGAGGTCGTAGGGGGGCGGATCATCGTGACGCCGCAGAGCAATGTGCAGAGCTGGACCATCTTCGAGGTCCATGACGCCCTGCGTGCCGCCGGAATCGGCCGACGGCAGATCCTGTCCGACGTGCTGTTCACCTTCCCCGGCGAGGGCGGCCGTTGCCCGGACATCGCGGTCGTGGAGGAGGGAGCCGCGACGCCGTACTCGTACGAGGATCTGCTCGCCGCCGTGGAGATCGTGTCCACGAAGGAGGACGTCAACGACTACGAGATCAAGTTCCTCCAGTACGCGACCTACGGCGTCCCCGTCTATCTGCTCATCGACCCCTTCCGCGCCGAGTGCCTGCTCTACACCCGGCCCGAGGGCGGCACGTACCAGAACCACCAGAAGTTCATCTACGGCGAGACCGTCCCCCTCCCCCTCCCGGAGGGCATCACGGTCGCCATCCCGACAGAGGAGTTCCAGCGCAAGGACTGA
- the metG gene encoding methionine--tRNA ligase translates to MARHLITSALPYINGIKHLGNMVGSMLPADVYSRYLRQRGHEVLYICATDEHGTPAELAAKEAGLPVDVFCAQAHDAQKAIYDGFELSFDYFGRSSSAQNVDITQRFARRLQENGFIEERAIRQVYSLTDERFLPDRYIVGTCPHCGYDKARGDQCENCTRVLDPTDLIDARSAISGSSALEVRETKHLFLLQSKLAGEVEAWIDANSEDWPTLASSIARKWLTEGLQDRAITRDLEWGVPVPADTWPELAAEGKVFYVWFDAPVEYIGSTKEWADAAPAGETRDWKSWWYEADDTVRYTQFMAKDNVPFHTVMFPATELGTREPWKKVDFVKAFNWLNYYGGKFSTSQRRGIFTDAALELLPADYWRYFLIANAPESDDTSFTWELFASSVNKDLADTLGNFVNRVLSFSRKRFGDEVPAGGVAGDAEAKLGEQIAGLLAEYEGHLEAVQFRKAAQSLRALWSAGNSYLEEKAPWLEIKTNPEGAALTLRTAMNLIRLYAVVSAPFIPSSAAAMRSAFALPSDDAPWITPEEARALTAVPAGTPFTVPPVLFAKITEEDLDSYTTRFGGDPEVAA, encoded by the coding sequence ATGGCTCGTCACCTCATCACCTCCGCCCTGCCCTATATCAACGGGATCAAGCACCTGGGCAACATGGTGGGGTCCATGCTCCCGGCGGACGTCTACTCGCGGTATCTGCGCCAGCGCGGCCACGAGGTGCTCTACATCTGCGCGACCGACGAACACGGCACTCCCGCCGAACTCGCCGCCAAGGAGGCCGGACTGCCGGTCGACGTCTTCTGCGCCCAGGCGCACGACGCGCAGAAGGCGATCTACGACGGCTTCGAGCTGTCCTTCGACTACTTCGGCCGCAGTTCCTCGGCGCAGAACGTCGACATCACCCAGCGCTTCGCCCGCCGCCTCCAGGAGAACGGCTTCATCGAGGAGCGGGCGATCCGCCAGGTCTACTCGCTGACCGACGAGCGCTTTCTGCCCGACCGCTACATCGTCGGCACCTGCCCGCACTGCGGCTACGACAAGGCGCGCGGCGACCAGTGCGAGAACTGCACCCGGGTGCTCGACCCGACCGATCTGATCGACGCGCGCTCGGCGATCAGCGGCAGCAGCGCCCTGGAGGTCCGCGAGACCAAGCATCTCTTCCTCCTCCAGTCGAAGCTGGCCGGCGAGGTCGAGGCGTGGATCGACGCCAACAGCGAGGACTGGCCGACCCTGGCGTCCTCGATCGCCCGCAAGTGGCTCACCGAAGGGCTCCAGGACCGGGCGATCACCCGCGACCTCGAATGGGGTGTCCCCGTCCCCGCCGACACCTGGCCCGAACTGGCCGCCGAGGGCAAGGTCTTCTATGTCTGGTTCGACGCCCCGGTCGAGTACATCGGTTCCACCAAGGAGTGGGCGGACGCCGCGCCCGCCGGCGAGACGCGGGACTGGAAGTCGTGGTGGTACGAGGCGGACGACACCGTCCGCTACACCCAGTTCATGGCGAAGGACAACGTCCCCTTCCACACCGTGATGTTCCCGGCGACCGAGCTGGGCACCCGCGAGCCGTGGAAGAAGGTCGACTTCGTCAAGGCGTTCAACTGGCTCAACTACTACGGCGGGAAGTTCTCCACCTCGCAGCGCCGCGGCATCTTCACCGACGCGGCCCTGGAGCTGCTGCCGGCCGACTACTGGCGCTACTTCCTGATCGCCAACGCGCCGGAGTCCGACGACACGTCCTTCACGTGGGAGCTGTTCGCGTCCTCCGTCAACAAGGACCTCGCCGACACCCTCGGCAACTTCGTCAACCGGGTGCTGTCCTTCTCGCGCAAGCGGTTCGGGGACGAGGTGCCCGCGGGCGGCGTCGCCGGGGACGCCGAGGCCAAGCTCGGCGAGCAGATCGCCGGGCTGCTCGCGGAGTACGAGGGGCATCTGGAGGCCGTCCAGTTCCGCAAGGCGGCCCAGTCGCTGCGGGCGCTGTGGAGCGCGGGCAACTCCTACCTGGAGGAGAAGGCCCCCTGGCTGGAGATCAAGACGAATCCCGAGGGCGCGGCGCTCACGCTGCGCACGGCGATGAATCTGATCCGGCTCTACGCGGTGGTCTCCGCGCCCTTCATCCCGTCCTCCGCGGCCGCCATGCGGTCGGCCTTCGCGCTGCCCTCGGACGACGCGCCCTGGATCACCCCGGAGGAGGCCCGCGCCCTCACCGCGGTCCCGGCCGGCACGCCCTTCACGGTCCCCCCGGTCCTCTTCGCCAAGATCACGGAAGAAGACCTCGACTCCTACACCACCCGCTTCGGCGGCGACCCCGAAGTAGCTGCGTAG
- a CDS encoding DUF397 domain-containing protein — translation MRRTHNGMAAADLADAVWQKSAHSNANGTCMEFAALPDGEVAVRNSRFPDGPALIYTRAEIESMIIGVKAGEFDHLAL, via the coding sequence ATGCGCCGGACGCACAATGGAATGGCCGCAGCGGACCTTGCGGACGCGGTCTGGCAGAAGAGCGCCCACAGCAATGCCAATGGAACGTGCATGGAGTTCGCGGCGCTGCCCGACGGCGAGGTCGCCGTGCGCAATTCACGCTTTCCGGACGGTCCCGCGCTGATTTACACCCGGGCCGAGATCGAATCGATGATCATCGGTGTGAAGGCAGGCGAATTCGACCATCTTGCGCTGTAA
- a CDS encoding ATP-binding protein encodes MRAEAAAVLEPLWQGVLAPERLAAGNGATCELPAALESVREARQFTRSTLQRWDLSGLRDSMELVASELVTNALRYAVPVGTAGAPVRLSLVRWTSRVVCAVRDPSGVAPVTKDPDFVAETGRGLHLVDSFSENWGWHPLSGAGKVVWALFLAPGGGRD; translated from the coding sequence ATGAGGGCTGAGGCCGCGGCCGTGCTGGAGCCGTTATGGCAGGGTGTGCTCGCGCCCGAGCGGCTCGCCGCCGGCAACGGAGCGACCTGCGAACTCCCCGCCGCCCTCGAATCGGTGCGCGAAGCACGCCAGTTCACCCGCAGTACGTTGCAGCGCTGGGACCTTTCCGGGCTGCGCGACTCCATGGAGCTGGTCGCCTCCGAACTCGTCACCAACGCGCTGCGCTACGCGGTGCCGGTCGGTACCGCCGGCGCGCCCGTACGGCTGAGCCTGGTCCGGTGGACCTCACGGGTGGTGTGTGCGGTGCGTGACCCCAGCGGGGTCGCGCCGGTCACCAAGGACCCCGATTTCGTGGCCGAGACCGGCCGCGGACTGCACCTGGTCGACTCGTTCAGCGAGAACTGGGGCTGGCACCCGCTGAGCGGGGCCGGAAAAGTCGTCTGGGCACTCTTCCTCGCGCCCGGCGGCGGCCGGGATTAG
- a CDS encoding helix-turn-helix domain-containing protein, translated as MSAGQPGGGSIVRRMLLGAQLRRLRESRGITREDAGYSIRASESKISRMELGRVSFKERDVADLLTLYGVSEEGERLAMLGLVREANAAGWWHGYGEVMPTWFQTYVGLEESAALIRVFEVQFVHGLLQTEEYIRSVIRLGHPEAAEPWVERRVGLRLERQKLLVSERAPHFVAVMDEGALRRPFGGREVMRDQVRHILEAAEAPNVDVRILPFSTGGHAAGGGPFTLLSFPESDLPDLVYLEQLTGALYIDKHDEVVEYTKAMDALDRVALTPAESVDWLNSLQREL; from the coding sequence ATGAGCGCAGGGCAGCCGGGAGGCGGGTCCATCGTGCGACGAATGCTGCTCGGAGCGCAGCTGCGGCGGCTGCGTGAGTCCAGGGGCATCACCAGGGAGGACGCGGGCTACTCGATCCGCGCCTCCGAGTCGAAGATCAGCCGCATGGAGCTGGGCAGAGTCAGTTTCAAGGAGCGGGACGTCGCCGACCTGCTGACCCTGTACGGCGTCAGCGAGGAGGGCGAGCGACTGGCCATGCTCGGCCTGGTCCGGGAGGCCAACGCGGCCGGCTGGTGGCACGGATACGGCGAGGTGATGCCGACCTGGTTCCAGACGTACGTCGGTCTGGAGGAGTCGGCGGCGCTCATCCGTGTCTTCGAGGTCCAGTTCGTGCACGGCCTTCTCCAGACCGAGGAGTACATAAGGTCGGTGATCCGGCTTGGTCATCCCGAGGCAGCCGAACCCTGGGTGGAAAGACGAGTCGGTCTACGCCTGGAGCGGCAGAAGCTCCTCGTGTCGGAGCGGGCACCCCACTTCGTCGCGGTGATGGACGAGGGCGCGCTGCGACGGCCGTTCGGCGGCCGCGAGGTGATGCGCGACCAGGTCCGCCACATCCTGGAGGCCGCCGAGGCGCCCAATGTGGACGTACGGATCCTGCCGTTCTCGACCGGCGGGCACGCGGCGGGCGGCGGTCCCTTCACCCTGCTGAGCTTCCCCGAGTCCGACCTGCCCGACCTGGTCTATCTGGAGCAGCTCACCGGGGCGCTCTACATCGACAAGCACGACGAGGTCGTGGAGTACACCAAGGCGATGGACGCGCTCGACCGGGTGGCCCTGACCCCCGCCGAATCCGTGGACTGGCTGAATTCCCTCCAGCGCGAGCTGTGA
- a CDS encoding anti-sigma factor antagonist (This anti-anti-sigma factor, or anti-sigma factor antagonist, belongs to a family that includes characterized members SpoIIAA, RsbV, RsfA, and RsfB.): MQQGEQRPEQASRPGDGVPPPTPYARTHRRGGAVVVELRGEIDLGSAGQVDPHLTAAALWPQPLLVVLDLGAVEFIDCYGLSLLVRARHQVLDNGGRVRMVCVHRPTRKLLALTGLDGLFHPVRTLDEALLP, encoded by the coding sequence TTGCAGCAGGGGGAACAGCGGCCGGAGCAGGCGAGCCGGCCCGGTGACGGCGTCCCGCCGCCGACCCCGTACGCCCGCACCCACCGGCGGGGCGGGGCGGTCGTCGTGGAGTTGCGCGGCGAGATCGACCTGGGCAGCGCCGGGCAGGTGGACCCGCATCTGACGGCCGCGGCGCTCTGGCCGCAGCCGCTGCTGGTCGTCCTCGACCTCGGCGCGGTGGAGTTCATCGACTGCTACGGCCTGTCGCTGCTGGTCCGCGCCCGGCACCAGGTGCTGGACAACGGCGGCCGGGTGCGGATGGTCTGCGTCCACCGGCCGACCAGGAAGCTGCTCGCCCTGACCGGACTCGACGGGCTCTTCCACCCGGTCCGCACGCTCGACGAAGCGCTCCTGCCGTAA
- a CDS encoding LCP family protein yields the protein MGVRARKRKRSKKRWITAIVVSFVVLVAGAAGAVYLKLNANIDTFDAAGLSKDRPKAAQADANGDKPVNVLLIGSDSRSGENAKLGGAKSGPIGRSDTTIVLHIYPDHKHAVGISIPRDSLVEIPKCLLPDGSWSPDQPSAMFNSAFSVGDTAKGNPACTQNTVEKLSGLRIDHTMVVDFAGFAAMTSAVHGVEVCVPNDIHQGDLNPNLRYKGSVVLSKGMQNLSGQKALDYVRIRHGIGDNSDVGRMLRQQAFLSALISKVKGEGMDPTTLLPLANAATSSLTVDPGLGTAAKLVSFGLSLKNIDLKNIQFITAPWKYAGARIDLVHPDVDDLFAELRADRTLEGVNASGKVTPKPTPTPTVDGTGIAVTVFNGTTTDGLAGKAADKLTADDFTVTGTATAKSQDHPTTRIEYGSANATGAKSLATLFPGAQLVPLDISGINLVVGQDFAKSAEKTATPKALPKTVTEQARAADADPCSKLSYG from the coding sequence ATGGGCGTTCGTGCGCGCAAGCGCAAGCGCAGCAAGAAGCGCTGGATCACCGCGATCGTGGTGTCCTTCGTCGTGCTGGTGGCCGGCGCGGCGGGCGCGGTCTATCTCAAACTGAACGCGAATATCGACACCTTCGACGCGGCCGGACTCAGCAAGGACCGCCCCAAGGCGGCGCAGGCGGACGCGAACGGTGACAAGCCCGTCAATGTCCTGCTGATCGGCTCCGACTCCCGCTCCGGCGAGAACGCCAAGCTCGGTGGTGCCAAGTCCGGCCCGATCGGCCGCTCGGACACCACGATCGTGCTGCACATCTACCCCGACCACAAACACGCGGTCGGGATCTCCATACCCCGTGACTCACTGGTCGAGATACCCAAGTGCCTGCTGCCGGACGGCAGCTGGTCGCCGGACCAGCCGAGTGCGATGTTCAACTCCGCGTTCTCCGTGGGCGACACCGCCAAGGGCAACCCGGCCTGCACCCAGAACACCGTCGAGAAGCTGTCCGGCCTGCGGATCGACCACACCATGGTGGTCGACTTCGCCGGGTTCGCGGCCATGACCTCCGCCGTGCACGGCGTCGAGGTGTGCGTGCCCAATGACATCCACCAGGGCGATCTGAACCCCAATCTCCGCTACAAGGGCTCGGTCGTCCTGAGCAAGGGCATGCAGAATCTCTCCGGCCAGAAGGCCCTGGACTACGTCCGTATCCGGCACGGCATCGGTGACAACTCCGACGTCGGCCGGATGCTGCGCCAGCAGGCGTTCCTGTCCGCGCTGATCAGCAAGGTCAAGGGCGAGGGCATGGACCCGACCACCCTGCTGCCGCTGGCGAACGCGGCCACCAGCTCGCTCACCGTCGACCCCGGTCTGGGCACCGCTGCCAAGCTGGTGTCCTTCGGGCTGTCGCTCAAGAACATCGACCTGAAGAACATCCAGTTCATCACCGCGCCCTGGAAGTACGCCGGCGCGCGGATAGACCTGGTCCACCCGGACGTCGACGACCTCTTCGCGGAGCTGCGGGCCGACCGCACCCTGGAAGGCGTCAACGCCTCGGGCAAGGTCACCCCCAAGCCCACCCCGACGCCGACCGTCGACGGCACCGGCATCGCCGTCACCGTCTTCAACGGCACGACCACCGACGGCCTGGCGGGCAAGGCCGCGGACAAGCTCACGGCGGACGACTTCACCGTCACCGGCACCGCGACCGCCAAGTCGCAGGACCACCCGACGACCCGCATAGAGTACGGATCCGCGAACGCCACCGGGGCCAAGTCGCTCGCGACGCTCTTCCCCGGCGCCCAGCTCGTGCCGCTGGACATCAGCGGCATCAATCTCGTGGTCGGCCAGGACTTCGCGAAGAGCGCGGAGAAGACGGCGACCCCCAAGGCGCTGCCGAAGACCGTCACCGAGCAGGCCCGCGCCGCGGACGCCGACCCCTGCTCCAAGCTCTCCTACGGGTGA
- a CDS encoding PPOX class F420-dependent oxidoreductase — MEQMTDAEWRSFATTGTRTGKLAVTRKDGRPHVTPVWFQLDDTDLGNPVVVFNTGRDSLKGRALRRDPRFALCVDDERPPYSFVLLECTAELVEDLAPLKTWAIRIGTRYMGPERGEEFGARNATPEEYLVRGRVDRVTAHRDVAS; from the coding sequence ATGGAGCAGATGACTGACGCCGAATGGCGTTCCTTCGCAACGACCGGCACCCGCACCGGCAAGCTCGCCGTCACGCGCAAGGACGGCCGCCCGCATGTGACCCCCGTCTGGTTCCAGCTGGACGACACCGACCTCGGCAACCCGGTCGTGGTGTTCAACACCGGACGCGACTCGCTCAAGGGCCGGGCACTGCGCCGCGACCCGCGCTTCGCGCTGTGCGTGGACGACGAGCGGCCGCCGTACTCCTTCGTGCTGCTGGAGTGCACGGCCGAACTCGTCGAGGACCTGGCCCCGCTGAAGACCTGGGCGATCCGGATCGGGACCCGCTACATGGGCCCCGAGCGCGGCGAGGAGTTCGGCGCGCGCAACGCCACACCCGAGGAGTACCTGGTACGCGGCCGGGTCGACCGGGTCACCGCGCACCGGGACGTGGCGAGCTGA
- a CDS encoding chitosanase, whose amino-acid sequence MQHSPRTPTGAPLHRRSRRRIAMIAAVGVLAAGGASLSLAATSDAATVHPAAVTPKASAAGLADPHKKEIAMELVSSAENSSLDWKGQYKYIEDIGDGRGYTAGIIGFCSGTGDMLDLVQHYTDLEPGNGLAKYLPALKKVNGSDSHSGLGSAFESAWKTAAKDTVFQTAQNDERDRVYFNPSVDQAKSDGLGTLGQFIYYDAIVMHGPGDDSTSFGGIRKTAMKKAKTPAQGGNETTYLNAFLDARKAAMKTEDAHDDTSRVDTEQRVFLQAGNLNLDPPLKWKTYGDSYQILTLP is encoded by the coding sequence ATGCAGCACTCCCCCCGCACCCCCACCGGGGCTCCCCTCCACCGCCGCTCCCGCCGCCGGATCGCCATGATCGCCGCCGTCGGCGTACTCGCCGCGGGCGGTGCCTCGCTCTCGCTGGCCGCCACGAGCGACGCGGCCACCGTCCACCCGGCCGCCGTCACGCCGAAGGCGAGCGCCGCGGGTCTGGCCGACCCGCACAAGAAGGAGATCGCGATGGAGCTGGTCTCCTCCGCGGAGAACTCCTCGCTCGACTGGAAGGGCCAGTACAAGTACATCGAGGACATCGGCGACGGCCGCGGCTACACCGCGGGCATCATCGGCTTCTGCTCGGGCACCGGCGACATGCTCGACCTCGTCCAGCACTACACCGACCTGGAGCCGGGCAACGGCCTGGCCAAGTACCTGCCCGCGCTGAAGAAGGTCAACGGCTCGGACTCGCACTCCGGCCTCGGCTCGGCCTTCGAGAGCGCGTGGAAGACCGCCGCCAAGGACACCGTCTTCCAGACCGCGCAGAACGACGAGCGCGACCGGGTGTACTTCAACCCGTCGGTCGACCAGGCCAAGTCCGACGGCCTGGGCACGCTGGGCCAGTTCATCTACTACGACGCCATCGTCATGCACGGCCCCGGCGACGACTCGACCAGCTTCGGCGGCATCCGCAAGACCGCGATGAAGAAGGCCAAGACGCCGGCCCAGGGCGGCAACGAGACCACCTACCTCAACGCCTTCCTCGACGCCCGCAAGGCCGCGATGAAGACCGAGGACGCCCACGACGACACCAGCCGCGTCGACACCGAACAGCGGGTCTTCCTCCAGGCGGGGAACCTCAACCTCGACCCGCCGCTGAAGTGGAAGACCTACGGCGACTCGTACCAGATCCTCACCCTGCCGTAG
- a CDS encoding aldo/keto reductase translates to MEYTQLGRTGLKVSRLVLGTMNFGSQTDEPDSHAIMDAALEAGVNFFDTANIYGIDERKGLTEEILGSWFARDPGRRDKVVLATKLYGNMTNDGTPWYEESWPNHHRLSALNIRREVEASLRRLGTDHIDVYQFHHIDRATPWEEIWQAIDVLIRQGKILYAGSSNFAGWHLAQANEAAARRGSLGLVSEQCLYNLAERSAETDVIPAARAYGLGVIPWSPLHQGLLGGALRKEREGGGARTSGGRSAAGLADPAVRARVEAYEELCDKHGLAPGEVALAWLLTRPGVTGPIVGPRTAEQLESALRAVRLTLSAELLDALDGIFPGPGPAPESFAW, encoded by the coding sequence ATGGAGTACACGCAGCTCGGACGCACCGGGCTCAAGGTCAGCCGTCTCGTGCTGGGCACGATGAACTTCGGGTCGCAGACCGACGAGCCGGACTCGCACGCGATCATGGACGCCGCCCTGGAGGCGGGCGTCAACTTCTTCGACACCGCGAACATCTACGGGATCGACGAGCGCAAGGGCCTCACCGAGGAGATCCTCGGCAGCTGGTTCGCGCGCGACCCCGGCCGCCGCGACAAGGTGGTGCTGGCCACCAAGCTCTACGGGAACATGACGAACGACGGGACCCCCTGGTACGAGGAGTCCTGGCCCAACCACCACCGGCTGAGCGCCCTGAACATCCGCCGCGAGGTCGAGGCGAGCCTGCGCAGGCTGGGCACCGACCACATCGACGTCTACCAGTTCCACCACATCGACCGGGCCACGCCGTGGGAGGAGATCTGGCAGGCGATCGACGTCCTGATCCGCCAGGGCAAGATCCTCTACGCCGGATCGAGCAACTTCGCCGGGTGGCATCTCGCTCAGGCCAACGAGGCCGCCGCCAGGCGCGGTTCGCTCGGCCTGGTCAGCGAGCAGTGCCTGTACAACCTCGCCGAGCGCAGCGCCGAGACCGATGTGATCCCGGCGGCCCGGGCGTACGGCCTCGGCGTCATCCCGTGGTCGCCGCTGCACCAGGGGCTGCTCGGCGGGGCGCTGCGCAAGGAGCGCGAGGGCGGCGGCGCCCGGACCTCGGGCGGCCGCTCGGCCGCCGGTCTCGCCGATCCGGCGGTACGGGCGCGGGTGGAGGCGTACGAGGAGCTGTGCGACAAGCACGGCCTCGCGCCCGGTGAAGTGGCGCTCGCCTGGCTGCTCACCCGGCCCGGGGTGACCGGGCCGATCGTCGGGCCGCGGACCGCGGAGCAGCTGGAATCGGCGCTGCGGGCAGTGAGGTTGACGCTGTCCGCCGAGCTGCTGGACGCGCTGGACGGGATCTTCCCGGGGCCGGGTCCGGCGCCGGAGTCCTTCGCCTGGTAG
- a CDS encoding efflux RND transporter periplasmic adaptor subunit codes for MKVLPRRRRAVLINSVLGVVVLAAAGGAYAAVHDDGDKSPNTGGARVVTVSRGTVQATVSGSGTLSSPSDAGLNFTTGGTLTEVKVKPGDKVKKGQVLAKVDPTSAEAALQQDEASLTAAEANLTKVEEGELPASTGANSGSAGSSGGRGAEAATPTPDPTPTVDPAQLAQAQAQVTQAENAVAADRRAVDGCVLKAPVSGTVASVAAAKGDTVSGTGGSGSGAGSGSGSGGSSSSSSSSSGTLSGFVVLTNPSGMQVTADFSEADSLKVKPGQTATVTLNAESGTVLDAKVLSVSSLPVSSSGSGSSGSAVQYAATLGITSDTSNLRTGLSASIQVVTGTVSDALSVPTAAVSGTGAARTVLVVNADGSTTRTDVTVGVEGDSTDQITGGLKEGQQVQIPTVASSGNGGFPSGAFPGGIGAGGGRFGGAGGAGGFRSAGGGFGGGGGRG; via the coding sequence ATGAAGGTGCTCCCACGGCGGCGCAGGGCCGTCCTGATCAACTCGGTGCTCGGCGTGGTGGTCCTCGCGGCCGCCGGCGGCGCCTACGCGGCGGTGCACGACGACGGCGACAAGTCCCCGAACACCGGTGGCGCGCGGGTGGTGACCGTCTCCCGGGGCACGGTGCAGGCCACGGTCTCCGGCTCGGGCACCCTCTCCTCCCCCAGCGACGCGGGTCTGAACTTCACCACCGGCGGCACCCTCACCGAGGTCAAGGTCAAGCCGGGCGACAAGGTGAAGAAGGGCCAGGTGCTGGCCAAGGTCGACCCGACCTCGGCGGAGGCGGCCCTCCAGCAGGACGAGGCCTCACTGACCGCCGCCGAGGCCAATCTGACGAAGGTCGAGGAGGGCGAGCTGCCGGCCTCGACCGGTGCGAACTCCGGCTCCGCCGGCTCTTCCGGGGGTCGCGGCGCCGAGGCGGCGACCCCGACCCCGGACCCCACGCCCACCGTGGACCCGGCCCAACTGGCCCAGGCGCAGGCCCAGGTGACGCAGGCGGAGAACGCCGTGGCCGCCGACCGGCGCGCGGTGGACGGCTGTGTGCTCAAGGCCCCGGTGTCCGGCACGGTCGCCTCGGTGGCGGCCGCCAAGGGCGACACGGTCTCGGGGACGGGCGGCAGCGGCTCCGGCGCCGGTTCCGGCTCGGGCAGCGGCGGTTCGTCGAGTTCTTCCTCCTCGTCCTCCGGCACGCTCAGCGGTTTCGTCGTGCTGACCAACCCCAGCGGTATGCAGGTCACCGCGGACTTCTCCGAGGCCGACTCGCTGAAGGTCAAGCCCGGCCAGACCGCCACCGTCACGCTGAACGCCGAGTCCGGCACCGTGCTGGACGCCAAGGTGCTTTCGGTCAGTTCGCTCCCGGTCAGCAGTTCGGGCAGCGGCTCGTCGGGCAGCGCCGTGCAGTACGCGGCCACGCTCGGCATCACCAGTGACACGTCGAATCTGCGGACCGGGCTGAGCGCCAGCATCCAGGTCGTCACCGGTACGGTCAGCGACGCGCTCAGCGTGCCGACCGCCGCGGTCTCCGGCACCGGCGCGGCCCGTACCGTCCTGGTGGTCAACGCGGACGGCTCCACGACCCGGACCGATGTCACCGTGGGCGTCGAGGGCGACAGCACCGACCAGATCACCGGCGGCCTCAAGGAAGGCCAGCAGGTGCAGATCCCGACGGTCGCCTCCTCGGGCAACGGCGGCTTCCCGAGCGGCGCCTTCCCCGGCGGTATCGGCGCGGGCGGCGGCCGGTTCGGCGGCGCGGGCGGCGCCGGCGGCTTCCGGTCCGCGGGCGGCGGCTTCGGCGGCGGAGGTGGCCGCGGATGA
- a CDS encoding ABC transporter ATP-binding protein: MTPALSRRLGLGRTGLHRRADVPDEPAESPWGPAPVIEVRALLKTYGHGDATVRALGGPVDPATGESPGVDLVVEQGDMVAVMGSSGSGKSTLMNILGCLDVPTSGRYLLDGIDVGGLDEHQLSLVRNRKIGFVFQSFNLVPRTPALAQVELPLAYAGVKSAERRRRALAALALVGLADRVDHRPNELSGGQQQRVAVARALVTAPAMLLADEPTGNLDSHSTEDVLAIIDRLNASGRTVVLITHEDEVARHAKRVIRLVDGQVVEDVRQAAADAPHTSRSGSRALTGGGASR; the protein is encoded by the coding sequence ATGACACCGGCCCTGAGCAGGCGGCTGGGCCTGGGCCGGACCGGACTCCACCGCCGGGCGGACGTCCCCGACGAGCCGGCGGAGAGCCCATGGGGTCCCGCGCCGGTCATCGAGGTGCGCGCGCTGCTGAAGACGTACGGGCACGGCGACGCCACCGTCCGCGCGCTGGGCGGTCCGGTGGACCCGGCGACCGGTGAGTCGCCGGGCGTCGACCTGGTGGTCGAGCAGGGCGACATGGTCGCGGTCATGGGCAGTTCGGGCTCCGGCAAGTCCACCCTGATGAACATCCTTGGCTGCCTCGACGTCCCGACCTCCGGCCGCTATCTGCTGGACGGCATCGACGTCGGCGGGCTGGACGAGCACCAGCTCTCGCTGGTCCGCAACCGCAAGATCGGCTTTGTCTTCCAGTCGTTCAACCTGGTGCCGCGCACCCCCGCGCTCGCCCAGGTCGAACTGCCCCTCGCCTACGCCGGGGTGAAGTCCGCCGAGCGGCGGCGGCGCGCGCTGGCCGCGCTCGCCCTGGTCGGCCTCGCCGACCGCGTCGACCACCGGCCCAACGAACTGTCGGGCGGCCAGCAGCAGCGGGTCGCGGTGGCCCGCGCGCTGGTCACCGCCCCGGCGATGCTGCTCGCCGACGAGCCGACCGGAAACCTGGACAGCCACAGCACCGAGGACGTGCTCGCCATCATCGACCGGCTCAACGCCTCCGGGCGGACCGTCGTCCTGATCACCCACGAGGACGAGGTGGCCCGGCACGCCAAGCGGGTCATCCGGCTGGTCGACGGCCAGGTCGTCGAGGACGTACGGCAGGCCGCCGCGGACGCACCGCACACCAGCCGGAGCGGGTCCCGCGCGCTGACCGGCGGAGGTGCCTCCCGGTGA